The Pyxidicoccus sp. MSG2 DNA segment CGTCCACCGAGCCCGTGGCGAAGCGGCGCACGCCCTCGCGCTCGATCTTGAAGATGCCGGCCTCCGGGTTGAAGTTCTCCTGGATCTGCTCCACCTCGCCGCCCGCGCCCTGCACGGTGAAGGACACGTTGAGCGGGGGCGGCTCCTTGTCACCGGACATGATGAAGGGAAGCTCGCCGTAGCCGGGCTTCCCCATGGGGGAGCAGGTGAGCCGGGCATTGAGCTGGTAGCGGCCGGGCTCCGAGGTGATGGTGCGCAGCGGCGAGCCGCTGTAGATGCCCGCGTAGTACTCCAGGTGCTCCGTCGTGCCGAGGAAGGTGACGCCCTTGTCGCGGCCGGTCCAGAAGTAGTTGGCGATGGGCGCGAACTCGGGGAAGAGGATCTGCTGCGGTCCCCACGACTCGTGCCGGCTCAGGGGCGTGTACTGCTGGCCCGCGCGCAGGCCGACCGCGTCGATGGGCTGCACTTCCACGAACGAGTCCAGCACGTAGATGGGAAACGCCGCCATCTCCAGCGAGGTCCAGAAGCGGATCCACGGCCGGTAGATGTTGCCCTTGAGGATGGGACGCAGGAACGAGAAGGCGGTGCGGGACTCGGCCTCGCCATCCACGAAGATGGGCTCGATCTTGTACCCGGCCTGCAGTCCCAGCCCCAGCAGGTAGTTGCCGTCCGCGGACTGGAGGTGGAAGCCCTTCTGCCGGTCGAAGCCGCCCGTCAGCGACGGGCCGTCCTCCTTCGAGTCCTCGTCGTCGTCTGCCCACCCACGGGCCGGCGCGAGCAGCGCCGCCACAGCGAGCCCACCCACCCATTGCTTTCGGCCCATGTATGTCCCCCGCGCCCGGTCCGTGCAGCAGGGTGGGGACTCGCGGGCTCCGCGCAAACGGAACGCGGGGGGCATCGTCGTCGGGACGACGCGGGGACGGAAGCAACGTGTCCCGGCCGATAGCGGACCGGGACCTGGGGGAGGGCCCTGCGTCGCGTGTCAGGGGCGCTCCGGGCCGCTCGTGCCGGAGCCTCCCGTCGCGGACCCGGCGCTGGGGATGGGCTTCGCGGCATACAGGTTGCCCCCCAGCGTGTTGATGACCTGGGTGATGGCCTTCTGCGCGCGCACGCTGTTGCCGGCCTCGTCCAGTGGGGGCGAGAACACGGCGATGGCGTAGCGGCCGGGCACCACCGCGACGATGCCACCTCCCACGCCGCTCTTGGCCGGCGCGCCCGTCCGGTAGAGCCACTCGCCGGTGTTCTCATAGAGGCCGTTGGTGGCCATCAACGCCAGCGTCCGCCGCGCCGTGTCCGGGCTCACCACGCGCTGGCCCGTCACCGGGTTGACGCCGCCATTGGCCAGCGTGGCGCCCATGGTGGCGAGCTGCTTCGCCGTCACGTCCAGGGAGCACTGTCGCGTGTACAGGTCCAGCGCCTGTTCTCGCGGGGAGCCGAGCACCTTGTAGGACTCCAGCAGCGCGGAGATGGACTGGTTGCGCGTGTTGGTGGCCGTCTCCGACTTGTAGACCTCATTGTTGACCGGCAGCGGCTCGCCGGCGAACGCGGCGAAGGTGTCGTTGATCTTCTTCCAGCGTTCCTCGGGCGTGCGGGCCGGCAGCATGCTCACGGTGGTGATGGCGCCCGCATTGACGAGCGGGTTGCCGGCCCGGTGGTCGTCGTTCATCTCGATGGCGACGATGGAGTTGAAGGGCTGGCCGGTGGCGTCCACGCCAATCGTGTCCTCCACCTTCTGCGCGCCCACCTCCTCCATGAGCCGCGCCAGGGTGAAGGGCTTGGACACGGACTCGATGGGGAAGGGCGCCTGCGCCTGCCCCTCGACGAACACCCGTCCGTCGACGGTGACGAGCGCGAGGCCGTACAGCTTCGAGTCCACCTTCGCGAGGTAGGGGATGTAGTCCGCGTTCTTGCCCTCCTTGTCGTTGGCGAAGGCCTGGTGGGCCCGCTGGAGGGCCTGGTGGATCTCCTGCTCGGAGGGGAGCTCGGACCCCGGGGCGGGGGAGGCCGCCGGGCGGGCGGACGCCGGGGAAGTCTTCGTCTGGGGCGCGCCGCCCAGCGCGGTGCCCGCGCCGCCCAGGGTGAGCAGGAGGGTGGAGAGGAGCCAGCGGCTCCGGCATCGTGCGGCCTGCGTCATGGTGGAGTCCTCCGGGGTCGGTGGGTAGCAGAGAGATGGGAGAGCCGCGCTCGCGCCGCAACGGCCGGCGGCCGGGGCTGGGAAGCAGGGGGGGACTCGGACCCACGCCCCCGGCGCAGGGAGCACGC contains these protein-coding regions:
- the glsA gene encoding glutaminase A, whose amino-acid sequence is MTQAARCRSRWLLSTLLLTLGGAGTALGGAPQTKTSPASARPAASPAPGSELPSEQEIHQALQRAHQAFANDKEGKNADYIPYLAKVDSKLYGLALVTVDGRVFVEGQAQAPFPIESVSKPFTLARLMEEVGAQKVEDTIGVDATGQPFNSIVAIEMNDDHRAGNPLVNAGAITTVSMLPARTPEERWKKINDTFAAFAGEPLPVNNEVYKSETATNTRNQSISALLESYKVLGSPREQALDLYTRQCSLDVTAKQLATMGATLANGGVNPVTGQRVVSPDTARRTLALMATNGLYENTGEWLYRTGAPAKSGVGGGIVAVVPGRYAIAVFSPPLDEAGNSVRAQKAITQVINTLGGNLYAAKPIPSAGSATGGSGTSGPERP
- a CDS encoding porin encodes the protein MGRKQWVGGLAVAALLAPARGWADDDEDSKEDGPSLTGGFDRQKGFHLQSADGNYLLGLGLQAGYKIEPIFVDGEAESRTAFSFLRPILKGNIYRPWIRFWTSLEMAAFPIYVLDSFVEVQPIDAVGLRAGQQYTPLSRHESWGPQQILFPEFAPIANYFWTGRDKGVTFLGTTEHLEYYAGIYSGSPLRTITSEPGRYQLNARLTCSPMGKPGYGELPFIMSGDKEPPPLNVSFTVQGAGGEVEQIQENFNPEAGIFKIEREGVRRFATGSVDVFVQARRFSFFGEAYLRRTDPPGDAAHFTSFGAWVQADYVFYKKVLDAGVRLSYLDASGNVDNDLLYVGEAQLAWFVDAPYLALKLRYQIAHQESPDPAAATGLSLAKDPGTTNLITLQVNLSF